From Megalobrama amblycephala isolate DHTTF-2021 linkage group LG8, ASM1881202v1, whole genome shotgun sequence, the proteins below share one genomic window:
- the angptl3 gene encoding angiopoietin-related protein 3 yields the protein MPKMMLIFLLFWLSLSTTSAGSNLRKAPTEAPILITAPPTEARSRFAMLDDVRLLANGLLQLGQSLREFVHKTKSQINDIFQKLNIFDRSFYQLSVVTSEIKEEEEKLKETTIFLKANNEEIRNLSLEINSKINNILQERSQLHSKVGGLEEKLKGLSQSMMPLEQLQEITALKDVIETQERTITDLLKSVKEQHEQLNYQKIKIKSLEDKVNYDAFQDTADKPLDLNPETPDPFRYLTINSTNGTSEINDFPTDCSDVFKRGQRTSGIYPIKPNQSEPFYVYCEISSDGAATVIQRREDGSVDFDQPWEKYEHGFGKLEKEFWLGLAKIHSIAQQGEYILHIELEDWKEEKRFIEYTFTLEGPASDYALHVAPLSGDLPDSMSNHTGMKFSTKDRDNDKHDESNCARNYTGGWWFDACGDTNLNGRYAWVRLRTRHQRRKGIYWRPAKGSSYTLKSTKITIRPSTQFQ from the exons ATGCCTAAAATGATGTTGATTTTCTTGCTTTTTTGGCTAAGCTTGTCCACAACAAGCGCAGGCTCTAACCTGAGAAAAGCACCCACGGAGGCACCTATCCTAATCACCGCTCCGCCAACTGAGGCTAGATCACGTTTTGCCATGTTAGATGACGTGCGACTCTTAGCTAACGGTTTGCTCCAGCTGGGGCAGAGTCTCCGAGAGTTTGTGCACAAGACCAAGTCTCAGATCAACGACATCTTCCAGAAGCTCAACATCTTTGATCGCTCCTTCTACCAGCTCTCAGTGGTCACCAGTGAGATCAAAGAGGAAGAAGAGAAGTTGAAGGAGACGACCATATTTTTGAAGGCCAACAACGAGGAGATCAGAAACTTGTCACTGGAGATCAACTCCAAAATTAACAACATTCTCCAAGAACGAAGCCAGTTGCATAGCAAGGTTGGTGGGCTGGAGGAGAAGCTGAAGGGCTTGTCTCAGAGCATGATGCCTCTGGAGCAACTTCAAGAGATCACTGCTTTGAAG GATGTTATTGAAACACAAGAAAGGACCATTACAGACCTGCTTAAATCTGTTAAAGAGCAACACGAACAGCTAAATTACCAGAAGATCAAAATTAAGAGTCTTGAGGATAAG gTGAACTATGATGCTTTTCAAGACACAGCTGACAAACCTTTGGATTTAAACCCAGAAACACCTGACCCTTTTCGGTACCTAACAATCAACTCCACCAATGGAACTTCAGAAATAAATG ACTTTCCAACGGACTGCAGTGATGTGTTCAAAAGAGGCCAGAGGACCAGTGGAATTTACCCAATCAAACCCAATCAATCTGAACCTTTCTATGTTTACTGCGAGATAAGTTCTG ATGGAGCAGCAACAGTCATTCAGAGGAGGGAGGATGGTTCTGTTGATTTTGACCAGCCATGGGAAAAATATGAACATGGATTTGGCAAATTGGAAA AAGAGTTCTGGCTTGGCTTGGCGAAGATCCATTCCATCGCTCAGCAAGGAGAATACATTTTACACATTGAACTGGAAGACTGGAAGGAGGAAAAGAGATTCATTGAGTACACGTTCACCCTGGAAGGCCCCGCATCTGATTACGCCCTTCACGTGGCACCTTTGTCCGGAGATCTGCCTGATTCCATGAGCAACCACACAGGCATGAAGTTCTCAACCAAAGATAGAGACAACGATAAACATGATGAGTCCAACTGTGCCCGTAACTATACAG GTGGTTGGTGGTTTGATGCATGTGGGGACACCAACTTAAATGGGAGATACGCTTGGGTAAGGCTGAGGACTCGCCATCAGCGCAGGAAAGGAATCTACTGGAGGCCAGCAAAAGGAAGCTCCTATACTCTCAAATCCACAAAGATCACCATAAGACCATCAACCCAGTTTCAATAA